The genomic DNA CAATAAACATTCGGCCAAAGGGATAAATGTTTGAGTTAAGCCGTTTTACTTGTCAGAACTAAAGTTTTAATGGCGGTTTTCTATACAGAAAGCCGAGGGAATAAACACAACTTTGGCACACGCCATGTTAAGGCGTTGTTTCCACGACGGTCCGCATATGGTGTATTTATTACGCGCGCGCTTGACGAAGAGCATTCCAGTGTTCGATTTGTTCGTCGGTATACAAGAAATTTCGAGATGTCTGATCCAGCACCCGCACCAAAGTCCCCCAAAAAGAAGGTGGCTCCAAAGCCAAAAAAACCTGCTGATCATCCACCATACTTGGATATGATCAAGGCTGCCATTTCAGCTCTGAAAGAGCGAGGTGGTTCTTCGCGCCAAGCCATCGAGAAATACATCAAGAGCAACTACAAGGTTGGAGAAGTCGGCTCACACCTTAAGATGGCTTTGAAGAGAGGTGCTGCTAGCGGGAAGCTTCTGCACACAAAAGGTGTTGGCGCTTCGGGCTCCTTCAAGTTGCCCAAGGtagagaagaaggagaagaaaccAAAGAAGCCAGCTGCAAAGAAACCAGTCGCCAAAGCCAAGAAGCCTGCCGCAAAGAAGCCCGCCgcgaagaaagcaaagaaatctcCGAAAAAACCCGCCGCTAAAAAGCCTGCAGCGAAGAAAGCCGCAGCCAAAAAGCCAGCAGCCAAGAAAGCCGCAGCCAAGAAGCCAGCTGCCAAGAAAGCCGCAGCCAAGAAGCCTGCTGCAAAGAAAGTGGCCAAAAAACCAGTGAAGAAACCCGCGGCTAAGAAGCCTGCCGCTAAAAAGTCATCTAAGAAGTGAAGAGCTTTGCTGTTCACTTCAATTACataaaacggctcttttaggagccaccaaatacaTGAAAGCAATGACCAACAGATTAACTTGCTCGTTAACTGAAATAACTACGATTGCGTTTGAAATAATTCAAGTTATTTATCTACTTCGGCCGGTAACACTAAGTTTGAATGATTTATCGGGCTCTTATTCCAAGCGGATATGGCTCTTCCCAAACTTCGCAACATACACAACCTAGAAACACTACCTTTTGGATGGGGATTCATTTTCTCGACAAAAAACTTTCATGTCAATTTATAACATGGATTAATCTTTCGCCACCACCTCTCCTTCTTTTTCTATCAAATAGTAACTTCCGTACCCAATCAATGCGTGCGTAGCCTACATTTAGGGAGCTCTACTGGCGAAAACGCCATAACAGGAGTTTAGAGAGCACGCAGAAAATTGGTGCAATGCCAGAGTGCTTTTTTTCTGTACCGATGGAGTTTTTTTGAAAGGATCTTTAAATACTGAGCGAGCAAAGCAgctaaaattttccaaaaaatggGAAGTGCCCAATATCCAAGTCAGTCGGTAAACTGTTTCGTTTTTAATTCGACAACAGAGTCAAAAatatctcaacaattttgtccaggacTGTCGATCATAAAAAAGTGAAGCACGCAATCACAACTCCTGTATACTTGGGCAGGTACAAGGTCACAAGTCACTGTCTCATCAACACTGAAACAACCTTGAACACAAAAGCTAGTACCTTAGGACTAAACATCCTTTTTAGCCACAGTGTTAACATTTTTAGTAACACACCGAGCTGAACAAATGGAGTTGGACCTACATGTAGTACTGAAAATTATGGACAATGTAAAGACTCACTTAGTGGCCAAGAATAAAACAAGGATTTCTCAGACAAGATGTGCTAAAATGAGCATCTATGGCAAGCCATAGAATGCAGTATTTGATTGGCTGGAGGGTAATGGCTGGAAATGTCACCATAAAATCTAATTGGTTCAAATAAAGTGCACGTGTTGACAGGTGtaagcaaaaacaaacagttggcGCAATCAGTGACACACAGTTTTAAGGTTTATTGCATGATTAAATGGCTTATCTACCTAAAATTAAAGGAGAACAGGGTCAATGTAACAaaaattgttatatagctgagtttTTTCCCCTAGCAgcgtgcactctcattggttacttcgaggtcacatgacatctaacaataaaactgtttcccgccaaaagactCTGAGCGGGCAACGGTGTAAAATCTATgtcgtcagagggtaacagtgcacctgttacccgcgaatgttcaCCGACGACTGCCATTGCTGTTGCCAttgcatgtttttctttttgtgctaaataacaaatcactttatgactggtccctcgggaaacagttcattttgttccCCtcaaatctcaatgtttcccttggctgcgcctcggggaaacattgagattcccCGGAAACAAAATGAGCATTTATTATTGAACAAATAATGTTACCTGGTTAGTAAGAAACCTAAATTCAGACACATACCTAACCCAGAGTATGTTCCTTAGGATCATATTCTCCAAGCTccactggaaaaagaaaaaacttaagTTAAATCCTCTGGGAACAAAAAGTTGTTTACACATAATGTTAGATTGTGGAATACAATGTGGATTTTGTaagagtacaaaataaatttcttttagCAGTTTTCTTGGGTGGAACCATTGGGGGATTGCTTGGCCAATTTTAtgatagcctgttccaggctctcagatagtcgagaaaacgaaaagaactgcgtgtgaaaagcgagtgcgggcttgggtcgaggcaaGGCGttctcgcctcgacccaagcccccactcgcttttcaggCTAATTTTATGACAGAAATGAATGGGCATAAAACCAGCTTCATGATCATCTTCCTATACTACATTGtgtatgttacaggttgaattaAAGTTCAAGTTAATTATAATTTCAACCAAGGTTGATTTTTTCAGCCTAGGTCAAATTTTTTCAACTTAGtttattatgaactgtctaaaaatggtttttcctttttttggggaTGATTTTTCTACCAATGATTTTTCTACCAATGAGTTTAAActatttccaagccttcacAACAACCACCAGTTCACATATGCGCAAATGCCATAAAGTGAGCGTTATAAAGATTTCAGCTTATCCACAGAGCTATATGCCGTCAATGGAACTTTATGAAGAAGTTAAAAAGTGGCTAAATTTATCTAAAGAAGAATGAAAATGTTCTGGGTCTCCAGTGCGACAAAAGCAAGAATTGTTTGCAAGAGGTGGGCTCTTGATTCTGAAGGACAAATCGTCAAAGATTGTACGAAGTCTATTTACTTCACTATGCAAAATATACCaggaacaaggcatcatttctagtcatgaCAACAAACCGATTTTCACCACAAACACAATGTTTGCACTGTGAAAAAAGGATGGGGTCACGGgtaactaaaacaacaaaagataaccttAATTTGTAGTTTAATCAAATAAAATAACTCATCACCAAAGCACTGGTGTCATCATCTTGGAGAAActgcttgtaaaaaaaaacataaccattcacagaacaatAATTGCCAAAATGCAGTATGAAATGGTTTTCAGAATCTCTCAGATGAAAGAAATCAATAAGCCACAAATGAGTTGACAAGTCACAGCTACATCAAATACAGAGCAGGAGAATTGTCAATAATTTAAAAAAGTGGATGAGCCAGACATTAAAGGAGAGCGGTGCCTGAATTATGTGCTgctgaaaatcaataaaatggaaaaggaaatgcCCCTTTAACCAAATGTGCTATTTGCACAAATTGTAGAACCTGAAGGGGACTGTGCCAAAGTaatcacaaagtttggatttatcactacaaacagactcagcaaaaaaaaagagagctttgtaagactaaccacgaacaatgtattttcacaagtaactgtcaactttaaaACAAGTATttggggttttataaaatactcatgaTTTAAGCGACACTAAGTTCATCCACTCACCTCTAAGGCCAATTTACTTACTAAAATATTAGTGACATGTACTTGCTAATAATTGAtgggtttttgttgatgtttcctaatttcaatttcaaccttgactagtttaaaataaaccggaaattaaaattaacctgaatttaaatttaactgtaacatGTATATGCAGGGTTTTCAATCAGAATTTTAGTAGGCCGCAAAACCTGAGAAGTCAAAGGTGGTGGAAAATTACCCGTTTGTGGTACAgtgtaatagggagcttaagcctGCGCATTTTTGACGTGcagatggcaaccggaagagaacattttgcatgccagggcagtggtgtctcccagatttttatactaatcatctctattggagaaaagatacttggcaatgtaaatgtggttgtgtgaagacaacttaaaagggaaaacagctcacttctggaTGCCGTCTGCGTCTTAGAAACACagatgcttaagctccctaatgcaCCGATCAAACTTCAAgatcccttccccccccccccacccccggcatttgactatcttccgTGCCTGATAGATAAAGTCTGCATacaagccaagtggcccatcaggctggagcttatcctggtttccatggcatgaagagaccaggagtatttctactcctccctgggtgggatgccagtccaccgcagggttacccccagcattttgccggtacccatttatacacctgggcggagagaggcaccatgggagtaaagtgtcttgcccattagaacacaacacaatgttccccggccaggacccgaacccagaccattTGCTCCGGTGTctagcacactaaccatgaggccaccacacCCCCcactgtgcccggggagtggggaatttgacctttccctgcgtggggtggggaaaattgaaccggaagtgtcaggtttcaaatgattctTTTTTGGACCCTGAAGTCACTAACAgccataaaacacgtgtttggacgagatggaacaGTTTAAAGGGtcagatgtagcatttgtgatcGATTGGCTTAccaaaaaggtcttcaaaagatCTTTATTACAGATGGCAGGAGCCGACGACAATTGTTCTTTACAAGGGTATGACAGAAAAATACGAcaatagggtagggcatttgaacaccattttcgcccgagggggcgggaatttgaacgatccaatctgaaaaaagtttaaatgcccgggctttgtccgaggggggtggggggggtgttgaagtttcgggttgatcggcgcataatatcagggtcgtaacgaggtatattttTCGTAACTGATCccatatttttacccaaaattttgatccctgatcccaaaaatgatgagaatttttgatccctgatccctgATTCCATGAAAAATACTGCTGATCCCGATCCCACGCGTTGTGATTCCAGATCGCAGGTCTTTGATCTCTGATCCCTGCCCTTTTCAGACCTTtgacctcgttacgaccctgcaATATTACAATGGCTGGGTGTCGTATTTTGCGGTCCATTTACCTGGCTAACTCCTTTGAAAGACTCCTTTGTTATCCTGCCGCATGAATATGCTTGAGGCTACCGCTCAATGTGCTATTCTTCGCCCGTGCGATACAAACTCACAATTCCTTTTATGATACCCATGTTCGACTTTTGGATATGAGCGGCCTTACAACTCCTTACTCCTTCGTCAGCTAAACATGCTGCGAGCAAAGGGAAAACTGAAAGGTGAACCGATTCGAGACAATCTTGACAACTAAAGGTCTTGTCTGGTCTTATCTCCCCGTCGATTTGCTTTGGAACCTGTAAGCACTTGCGTAAATATTGCGCCCAATATGAAACCTGATCCATTTCGGAGTCTTTCCTCGGTTACCAATTACCCATGATGCATTTTGGCAAAAGTAGCTTCAAAGACGAACAACATTATTTTGTGAGGCCTTTTCCAATggggaagggggaagggggtcttttttttccttgttccctTCACAGTTGTAACTGCGCCGGTTTGGCTGCACTTTATTGAGCTCCACGTATCCGTTTATTTTCCTTACTAGTCATTTGCTTTAGCAGCTTTTTATTGATAGTTTAACGTCTTCTAAGTATTACAGTCGGCTATGTTTGTTTACTCGAGATTCAGCCTTTTGGCAATTCGAAACTCAATGAAACCTTTGACCTGTCATGGTTCAGTTCGTCGGCCATCTTTGCCTTCGCACGTTTGGAATATGCTGAAGTGTTTTGACCTGCTGGCACCTCGGAGAGGACAACGCGGACGGGATCATCATCGCTTAAACCGGATTAACACAATTATTTCTTCGGAGAGAAGACCTTTACATCGTATAATTCGCCCTTCAAAGTCGTTCTTATTGAATATTCAAGACCGCCATATTAGCACTCAAGGTAACACCTTTGTGAACCTACAGAATTCATCAAGCATGTCGAGTGATTTATCAAGCGTGTCGAGTGATTTTTCGAATTCATCTCCTAGTCAGCTTCAGAATTTATCAAGCTTGTCGAGTGATTTATCAAGCGTGTCGAGTGATTTTTCGAATTCATCTCCTAGTCAGCTTCAGAATTTATCAAGCTTGTCGAGTGATTTATCAAGCGTGTCGACTGATTCTTCGGATTCTTCTCCTAGTCACTCTGGACCTTCTAACGGGTCGACCAGTAAACTTTTATTGTGCTGTCTCAATGCAAGATCTCTTAGAAACAAATCTGCGGCATTTATTGATTTGCTTTCCGAAAATAAAGCGGACTTGTTCGCTGTGAGCGAAACCTGGTTAACTCACAATGATACCACTGCACTCGCCGAATTATCCGTTCCCGGCTACAAGTTGCTCCACTGTCCGCGAAGTAACCTGAGAGGAGGCGGTACAGCGCTGTTCTTCAGAGACTGCTTGGACGTCACGCGTGTGAATAGTTCCGAGGAATCGTCGTTCGAGTTCTCTGAATGGTTGGTTTCTACTCCGACTGTGCGTTTGAGAGTTATCATCGTATATAGGCCACCCTACTCTCACACTCATCCCGTCACTATATCTACCTTTATAACCGAGTTTGCAAACCTCCTGGAATCCGTTGTTCTCCTTAACGAACAGCTACTTATATGCGGTGACTTCAATATACATGTCAACGTGTCTAACGACGACAATGCTATCAAATTCAAAGACTTGCTAGAGTCCATGAGCCTGGTACAGCATGTTACGGAGCCCACTCACGAGCATGGCAACACATTGGACTTAATTATTACTCGTTCCTCGGACGGCATTATAGCTGCTCCCCCGCACGTCGGGACGCTGTTCTCTGACCATGCTGTAGTAAATTGCCACCTCACAACCGAACGTCCTAAATCCACTGCTAAGCAAATAATTTACCGGAAACTAAAGTCTATCGATATGAACCATTTCATTGACGACATTGGTACATCCTTACTATGTTTAAATCCGCCTGAAGACTTGGACGCACTCGTCAACTGCTACAATAGCACACTGTCATCTGTGCTTAACCAGCATGCACCGCTACAGTCTCGCTCCATCCCTATCAGATCTCGCGCTCCTTGGTTTAACGATAACATCAAGAATGGTAAACGTGAAAAGAGGAAAGCTGAACGGCGCTGGAGGTCCTCTAGGAAAGATTCTGACCTTTCCTTGTTTAAATCTAAAAGGAACCGCATGTTGGTCCTAATTAACAATGCTCGTCAAGAGTACTATTCGACCCTTGTCGCAGAAAATTGCCACGACCAAGCGAAGTTATTTAGAGTCAGCAAGACCCTTCTTAACCTTCAAGCTGATAATATGCTACCGCCTCATGATAATGCATCCTCATTGGCACATGAAATGGGTGAATACTTCGTTCATAAAATCTCAACCATCAGGAGTAAACTCGACTCCCATTGCCCCTCAAGTTTCACGCCTTCTCCTATGCCTACCAAATGTTATAATGGCATTGGCCTATCTCAATTTGACTGCCTTTCTGATGACTACGTAAAAGAACTCATTGCTTCTTCTAACATAAACTGTTGTCCGCTAGACCCCCTACCGTCCTCACTTCTGTCTGCTTGTGTCGACACCCTGTTGCCTATAATCACAAAGATGGTCAACCTTTCATTACAATCAGGAGTCTTTGCCATGACTTGGAAAAACGCACTGGTTCGTCCACTGTTAAAGAAGCCTGGTATGGATCATACGATTTTGAAGAACTTTCGCCCGATTTGTAATTTGCAATTTGTATCGAAACTAACCGAGAAAGCAGTAGCCAAACAAATTACTGAACACATGAGTACCCACGGTCTCTTTCCTTCGTTACAGTCTGCTTATCGTAAATATCATTCCTCTGAAACTGCACTTTTGAAGGTCAAAAATGATTTGCTTCTCAATATGAACAATGGACACGTGACAATCCTTGTTTTGCTTGACCTCAGCGCGGCATTTGACACCGTTGACCACGATCTACTTCTGCAGAAGCTTCAATCGGTGATTGGTATACAAGGAACGGCCCTTTCTTGGTTTCAATCGTACTTAGGGGAAAGATCACAACAAATTTCAATCAACGGAACTCTTTCACGAAAATTCCATCTGCAGTGCGGAATTCCGCAGGGATCATGCTTAGGTCCATTATTGTTTACAATCTACTCGAGTAAGCTGTTTGAAATTCTAAAGCACCACCTACCAACAGCTCACGCGTACGCGGATGATTCTCAGCTTTACTTATCTTTCAGCCCTGCCATCAGCACCAATCAAGCAGATGCCATCTCGGCTATTGAGACCTGTATTCGTGACATTAGGCAATGGATGCTTGAAGATAAGTTAATGCTCAACGATGACAAGACTGAGGTTTTGCTCATTGGAACCCCTAAACAGCTGGCAAAGACCTCAATTGAAAGCATTAAAGTTGGTGAGGTCGATGTCAAACTGATCAATACAGCCCGTAACCTTGGAACCTGGTTCGACAACAACTTAACAATGAATACGGACATCAATAAGACCTGTAGCAGTGCTTTTTTCTATCTATATATCATTAAGCGTATACGCAAATATCTAACCAGCGAATCTGCGGCAACCCTAGTTCATGCGTTTATAACTAGTCGAGTtgactattgtaacagtctttATTACGGCC from Montipora capricornis isolate CH-2021 chromosome 2, ASM3666992v2, whole genome shotgun sequence includes the following:
- the LOC138038758 gene encoding histone H1-delta-like, which translates into the protein MSDPAPAPKSPKKKVAPKPKKPADHPPYLDMIKAAISALKERGGSSRQAIEKYIKSNYKVGEVGSHLKMALKRGAASGKLLHTKGVGASGSFKLPKVEKKEKKPKKPAAKKPVAKAKKPAAKKPAAKKAKKSPKKPAAKKPAAKKAAAKKPAAKKAAAKKPAAKKAAAKKPAAKKVAKKPVKKPAAKKPAAKKSSKK